One Chaetodon trifascialis isolate fChaTrf1 chromosome 12, fChaTrf1.hap1, whole genome shotgun sequence DNA window includes the following coding sequences:
- the tbc1d4 gene encoding TBC1 domain family member 4 isoform X2, protein MESRDEMEHRRFALTYIGWSSLDRRTTLPMLPWLVAEIRRRSERGDCGPVVQPREVQLVLNPPFVRCVPSSSNNSSVFIFEHKAQLISRFIHNSNDLTYFAYLLRGQPDNPESEMSCHVFKASEPNQVPEVISSIRQVSKSALKEDAKPKQEADEAFYNSQKFEVLYCGKVTVLHKKAPSTLIDDCIEMFHQHEIERKRLRLLNGQRGSTENAPVEFFMGGEGDPLSSVLDESIEDPKGPGGEDMIGGKGLCSSASQSSLRGAFPECILEDSGFEEPQEFRTRCSSLAGSLQRKPGEGVIMGPTRRRHSSAPNHVQPSDADKNRTMLFQVGRFEVNLISPDSKTVVLEKNFKDISSCCQGIKQSDHFGFICRDQSESGPSQYVCYVFQCANESLVDEVMLTLKQAFTTAAALQSNKTQIQLCEACPMHDLHKLCERIEGLYPPRAKIAIQKYLSQLTDNEQAEIFERVQRLKPGSDQEENELVILHLRQLCETKQKSHLHIGETPQNAGNSSSAGDGTATSSRFKLDILKNKARTSLTSSLENIIARGASRMRGRLGSMGSISSFERQDEESPSHSPPGSPPVFPDDDPETGVQFRRRAHTFSHPPVKKRISFEGQPSSQSKQPPLRRQQSVNAELLQSSSVAVSRTRSVSESESSFSLPSSFSAPTFLKSIYQGSLGSLSSLADSGSLKSNGEGRKRTLSGCSNDSVSGGLPPTPRRVSWRQKIFLRVASPMNKPSASMQHPDHSDGRELLPLSPRAFNSSLDPLGHLLPPGERPKRTGADYRALWKTAIHQQILLLRMEKENQRLEGELQDELHIRKMKLSYQEVGQCSKDAQALWERKLTAPGRMTVPQDKEELYRALCQGVPKSRRGEVWLLLSHQHRLRHRLPQRQHAPDTPYHDLLKQLTAQQHAILVDLGRTFPTHQYFSAQLGAGQLSLYNLLKAYSLLDTEVGYCQGISFVAGVLLLHMSEEQAFDMLKFLMYDLGIRQQYRPDMVSLQIQMYQLSRLLHDYHRELYNHFEEHEICPSLYAAPWFLTLFASQFPLSFVSRIFDFVFVQGTGVIFKVALCLLGSHEGEIVECDSFESIVDYLKTTLPALTHTQMEQTIAKVMEMDISKQLHAYEVEYHVLQDEMLDVGPLPDDSDRLDKLEKTNGQLKKQNMDLLEKLQAARQKIQTLETSVENFLSRESKMKHMIRSLEQERAAYQKTIERMRSCLPPDALTDVEMTQIKTGPNGKAKTAAKKP, encoded by the exons ATGGAGAGTCGAGATGAGATGGAGCACAGGAGGTTCGCCCTGACTTACATCGGCTGGTCCTCGCTGGACAGGCGGACCACCCTGCCCATGCTGCCGTGGCTGGTGGCTGAGATCCGCAGGCGCAGTGAGAGAGGCGACTGCGGCCCCGTGGTGCAGCCGAGAGAAGTTCAGCTGGTCCTCAACCCCCCCTTCGTCCGATGTGTCCCCTCCAGCAGCAACAACTCATCAGTCTTTATATTCGAGCACAAAGCGCAGCTCATCTCTCGCTTCATCCACAACAGCAATGACCTCACCTATTTTGCCTATCTCCTGCGGGGCCAGCCCGACAACCCCGAGTCCGAGATGTCCTGTCACGTCTTTAAGGCCTCCGAGCCCAACCAG GTCCCCGAGGTGATCAGCAGCATTCGCCAAGTGTCCAAATCAGCCCTGAAGGAAGACGCCAAGCCCAAACAGGAAGCTGACGAGGCCTTCTACAACTCTCAGAAGTTTGAAGTGCTTTACTGTGGCAAG GTGACAGTTCTGCACAAAAAGGCTCCGTCCACCCTCATCGATGACTGCATCGAAATGTTTCATCAGCATGAGATCGAGCGCAAGCGCCTACGGCTGCTCAACGGTCAGCGGGGATCCACGGAGAATGCCCCTGTAGAGTTCTTCATGGGGGGAGAAGGGGACCCGCTCTCCTCGGTTCTGGATGAGAGTATAGAAGACCCCAAGGGCCCTGGAGGGGAGGACATGATTGGAG gTAAAGGCCTGTGTAGCAGCGCCAGTCAGAGCAGCCTTCGGGGGGCGTTCCCCGAGTGCATCCTGGAGGATTCTGGGTTTGAGGAGCCTCAGGAGTTTCGTACACGCTGCAGCAGCCTGGCGGGGAGTCTGCAGAGGAAGCCGGGGGAAGGCGTCATCATGGGCCCCACTCGCCGCAGACACTCCAGCGCACCAAACCATGTTCAGCCGTCTGATGCAGACAAGAACCGCACCATGCTCTTCCAG GTCGGGCGTTTTGAAGTAAACCTCATAAGTCCAGACAGTAAAACAGTGGTGCTGGAGAAGAACTTCAAAGATATCTCATCCTGCTGTCAG GGAATCAAGCAGTCCGACCATTTTGGATTCATCTGCCGGGACCAGTCAGAGTCTGGTCCCAGTCAGTATGTGTGCTATGTTTTCCAGTGTGCCAATGAGTCCCTG GTGGATGAGGTGATGCTGACCCTGAAGCAGGccttcaccacagcagcagccttaCAGAGCAACAAGACCCAGATCCAGCTGTGTGAAGCTTGCCCCATGCACGACCTGCACAAGCTCTGCGAGCGGATTGAAG GTCTCTACCCACCCAGAGCAAAGATAGCCATCCAAAAATATCTCTCCCAGCTGACTGACAATGAACAGGCTGAGATTTTTGAGCGAGTTCAG AGACTGAAGCCCGGGTCAGACCAAGAGGAGAACGAGCTGGTGATTCTCCATCTGAGACAGCTCtgtgaaaccaaacaaaagTCCCACCTCCACATCGGAGAGACTCCTCAG AACGCTGGGAACAGCTCATCAGCAGGCGATGGCACAGCCACCAGCAGCCGCTTCAAACTTGATATTCTCAAGAACAAAGCACGCACCTCCCTCACCAGCTCTCTGGAGAACATCATTGCAAGG GGTGCCAGCCGGATGCGTGGTCGCCTGGGAAGCATGGGAAGCATTAGTAGTTTTGAAAGG CAAGATGAGGAATCTCCTAGTCACTCCCCTCCGGGTTCCCCTCCTGTTTTCCCTGACGACGACCCGGAAACCGGCGTGCAGTTCCGTCGGCGTGCCCACACCTTCAGCCATCCACCTGTGAAGAAACGCATCTCCTTCGAGGGACAGCCGTCCAGCCAGAGCAAACAGCCTCCACTGCGCAGACAACAGTCGGTtaatgcagagctgctgcagagcag TTCCGTGGCTGTGTCGAGAACGCGCAGCGTTTCGGAGAGCGagtcctccttcagcctcccctcctccttctctgctcccACTTTCCTGAAAAGCATTTACCAGGGCTCACTGGGCTCCCTGAGCTCCCTGGCAGACAGTGGGAGCCTCAAGAG CAATGGAGAAGGCAGGAAGAGGACCCTATCTGGCTGCAGCAATGACTCAGTGAGCGGAGGTCTCCCCCCGACCCCACGCAGGGTCTCCTGGAGACAGAAGATCTTCCTGAGGGTCGCATCGCCCATGAACAAGCCGTCTGCATCCATGCAGCACCCAG ACCACTCTGATGGCAGGGAGCTCTTACCTCTCTCTCCTCGTGCCTTCAACTCAAGTCTGGATCCCTTGGGGCACCTGCTTCCACCGGGGGAGAGGCCTAAGAGGACGGGGGCTGACTACCGGGCCCTCTGGAAGACTGCCATCCACCAGCAGATACTGCTGCTGCGCATGGAAAAGGAGAACCAGAGACTGGAGGGTGAGCTGCA AGATGAGCTGCACATCCGCAAGATGAAGCTCAGCTACCAGGAAGTGGGCCAGTGCTCCAAAGATGCGCAGGCATTGTGGGAGAGAAAACTGACAGCCCCGGGCAGAATGACAGTCCCACAAGACAAGGAGGAGTTGTATCGTGCACTCTGCCAAG gtgttcCCAAGAGCAGGCGTGGGGAGGTCTGGTTGCTCCTTTCCCATCAGCACCGGCTGCGCCACAGACTGCCCCAGCGTCAGCACGCCCCAGACACCCCCTACCATGACCTGCTCAAGCAGCTCACCGCACAGCAGCATGCCATTCTGGTGGATCTAG GCCGGACCTTTCCCACCCACCAGTACTTCTCAGCTCAGCTGGGTGCAGGGCAGCTTTCTCTATACAACCTCCTGAAAGCCTATTCTCTGCTGGATACAGAG GTTGGCTACTGCCAGGGCATCAGCTTTGTGGCTGGAGTGTTGCTGTTGCACATGAGTGAAGAACAGGCCTTTGACATGCTTAAGTTCCTCATGTATGACCTGGGCATCAGGCAGCAGTACAGACCTGACATGGTCTCTCTGCAG ATTCAGATGTACCAGCTCTCCAGACTGTTGCACGACTACCACCGCGAGCTGTACAATCACTTCGAGGAGCACGAGATCTGCCCGAGCCTCTACGCAGCGCCGTGGTTCCTCACTCTCTTCGCCTCACAGTTCCCTCTCAGCTTCGTGTCCCGCATCTTTG attttgtaTTTGTCCAAGGGACTGGGGTGATTTTTAAAGTGGCCCTCTGTCTGCTGGGCAGCCATGAGGGGGAGATAGTGGAGTGTGACAGCTTTGAGAGCATTGTGGACTATCTGAAGACAACACTTCCCgccctcactcacacacagatggagcagACCATTGCAAAG GTAATGGAGATGGACATCTCCAAGCAGCTGCATGCATACGAGGTGGAGTACCATGTCCTGCAGGATGAGATGTTAGATGTTGGGCCGCTGCCTGATGACTCTGACCGGCTGGACAAATTAGAAAAGACGAATGGGCAGTTGAAGAAACAGAACATGGACCTGCTGGAAAAACTTCAG GCTGCACGACAGAAGATTCAGACGCTGGAGACAAGCGTAGAGAACTTCCTTTCTCGGGAGAGCAAAATGAAGCACATGATTCGCTCTCTGGAGCAGGAGAGGGCAGCTTACCAGAAGACCATTGAACGCATGCGCTCATGCCTTCCCCCTGACGCCCTGACAGATGTGGAGATGACCCAGATCAAAACAGGACCCAACGGGAAAGCCAAAACTGCAGCCAAGAAGCCCTGA
- the tbc1d4 gene encoding TBC1 domain family member 4 isoform X5 translates to MESRDEMEHRRFALTYIGWSSLDRRTTLPMLPWLVAEIRRRSERGDCGPVVQPREVQLVLNPPFVRCVPSSSNNSSVFIFEHKAQLISRFIHNSNDLTYFAYLLRGQPDNPESEMSCHVFKASEPNQVPEVISSIRQVSKSALKEDAKPKQEADEAFYNSQKFEVLYCGKVTVLHKKAPSTLIDDCIEMFHQHEIERKRLRLLNGQRGSTENAPVEFFMGGEGDPLSSVLDESIEDPKGPGGEDMIGGKGLCSSASQSSLRGAFPECILEDSGFEEPQEFRTRCSSLAGSLQRKPGEGVIMGPTRRRHSSAPNHVQPSDADKNRTMLFQVGRFEVNLISPDSKTVVLEKNFKDISSCCQGIKQSDHFGFICRDQSESGPSQYVCYVFQCANESLVDEVMLTLKQAFTTAAALQSNKTQIQLCEACPMHDLHKLCERIEGLYPPRAKIAIQKYLSQLTDNEQAEIFERVQRLKPGSDQEENELVILHLRQLCETKQKSHLHIGETPQNAGNSSSAGDGTATSSRFKLDILKNKARTSLTSSLENIIARGASRMRGRLGSMGSISSFERQDEESPSHSPPGSPPVFPDDDPETGVQFRRRAHTFSHPPVKKRISFEGQPSSQSKQPPLRRQQSVNAELLQSSNGEGRKRTLSGCSNDSVSGGLPPTPRRVSWRQKIFLRVASPMNKPSASMQHPDHSDGRELLPLSPRAFNSSLDPLGHLLPPGERPKRTGADYRALWKTAIHQQILLLRMEKENQRLEASRDELHIRKMKLSYQEVGQCSKDAQALWERKLTAPGRMTVPQDKEELYRALCQGVPKSRRGEVWLLLSHQHRLRHRLPQRQHAPDTPYHDLLKQLTAQQHAILVDLGRTFPTHQYFSAQLGAGQLSLYNLLKAYSLLDTEVGYCQGISFVAGVLLLHMSEEQAFDMLKFLMYDLGIRQQYRPDMVSLQIQMYQLSRLLHDYHRELYNHFEEHEICPSLYAAPWFLTLFASQFPLSFVSRIFDFVFVQGTGVIFKVALCLLGSHEGEIVECDSFESIVDYLKTTLPALTHTQMEQTIAKVMEMDISKQLHAYEVEYHVLQDEMLDVGPLPDDSDRLDKLEKTNGQLKKQNMDLLEKLQAARQKIQTLETSVENFLSRESKMKHMIRSLEQERAAYQKTIERMRSCLPPDALTDVEMTQIKTGPNGKAKTAAKKP, encoded by the exons ATGGAGAGTCGAGATGAGATGGAGCACAGGAGGTTCGCCCTGACTTACATCGGCTGGTCCTCGCTGGACAGGCGGACCACCCTGCCCATGCTGCCGTGGCTGGTGGCTGAGATCCGCAGGCGCAGTGAGAGAGGCGACTGCGGCCCCGTGGTGCAGCCGAGAGAAGTTCAGCTGGTCCTCAACCCCCCCTTCGTCCGATGTGTCCCCTCCAGCAGCAACAACTCATCAGTCTTTATATTCGAGCACAAAGCGCAGCTCATCTCTCGCTTCATCCACAACAGCAATGACCTCACCTATTTTGCCTATCTCCTGCGGGGCCAGCCCGACAACCCCGAGTCCGAGATGTCCTGTCACGTCTTTAAGGCCTCCGAGCCCAACCAG GTCCCCGAGGTGATCAGCAGCATTCGCCAAGTGTCCAAATCAGCCCTGAAGGAAGACGCCAAGCCCAAACAGGAAGCTGACGAGGCCTTCTACAACTCTCAGAAGTTTGAAGTGCTTTACTGTGGCAAG GTGACAGTTCTGCACAAAAAGGCTCCGTCCACCCTCATCGATGACTGCATCGAAATGTTTCATCAGCATGAGATCGAGCGCAAGCGCCTACGGCTGCTCAACGGTCAGCGGGGATCCACGGAGAATGCCCCTGTAGAGTTCTTCATGGGGGGAGAAGGGGACCCGCTCTCCTCGGTTCTGGATGAGAGTATAGAAGACCCCAAGGGCCCTGGAGGGGAGGACATGATTGGAG gTAAAGGCCTGTGTAGCAGCGCCAGTCAGAGCAGCCTTCGGGGGGCGTTCCCCGAGTGCATCCTGGAGGATTCTGGGTTTGAGGAGCCTCAGGAGTTTCGTACACGCTGCAGCAGCCTGGCGGGGAGTCTGCAGAGGAAGCCGGGGGAAGGCGTCATCATGGGCCCCACTCGCCGCAGACACTCCAGCGCACCAAACCATGTTCAGCCGTCTGATGCAGACAAGAACCGCACCATGCTCTTCCAG GTCGGGCGTTTTGAAGTAAACCTCATAAGTCCAGACAGTAAAACAGTGGTGCTGGAGAAGAACTTCAAAGATATCTCATCCTGCTGTCAG GGAATCAAGCAGTCCGACCATTTTGGATTCATCTGCCGGGACCAGTCAGAGTCTGGTCCCAGTCAGTATGTGTGCTATGTTTTCCAGTGTGCCAATGAGTCCCTG GTGGATGAGGTGATGCTGACCCTGAAGCAGGccttcaccacagcagcagccttaCAGAGCAACAAGACCCAGATCCAGCTGTGTGAAGCTTGCCCCATGCACGACCTGCACAAGCTCTGCGAGCGGATTGAAG GTCTCTACCCACCCAGAGCAAAGATAGCCATCCAAAAATATCTCTCCCAGCTGACTGACAATGAACAGGCTGAGATTTTTGAGCGAGTTCAG AGACTGAAGCCCGGGTCAGACCAAGAGGAGAACGAGCTGGTGATTCTCCATCTGAGACAGCTCtgtgaaaccaaacaaaagTCCCACCTCCACATCGGAGAGACTCCTCAG AACGCTGGGAACAGCTCATCAGCAGGCGATGGCACAGCCACCAGCAGCCGCTTCAAACTTGATATTCTCAAGAACAAAGCACGCACCTCCCTCACCAGCTCTCTGGAGAACATCATTGCAAGG GGTGCCAGCCGGATGCGTGGTCGCCTGGGAAGCATGGGAAGCATTAGTAGTTTTGAAAGG CAAGATGAGGAATCTCCTAGTCACTCCCCTCCGGGTTCCCCTCCTGTTTTCCCTGACGACGACCCGGAAACCGGCGTGCAGTTCCGTCGGCGTGCCCACACCTTCAGCCATCCACCTGTGAAGAAACGCATCTCCTTCGAGGGACAGCCGTCCAGCCAGAGCAAACAGCCTCCACTGCGCAGACAACAGTCGGTtaatgcagagctgctgcagagcag CAATGGAGAAGGCAGGAAGAGGACCCTATCTGGCTGCAGCAATGACTCAGTGAGCGGAGGTCTCCCCCCGACCCCACGCAGGGTCTCCTGGAGACAGAAGATCTTCCTGAGGGTCGCATCGCCCATGAACAAGCCGTCTGCATCCATGCAGCACCCAG ACCACTCTGATGGCAGGGAGCTCTTACCTCTCTCTCCTCGTGCCTTCAACTCAAGTCTGGATCCCTTGGGGCACCTGCTTCCACCGGGGGAGAGGCCTAAGAGGACGGGGGCTGACTACCGGGCCCTCTGGAAGACTGCCATCCACCAGCAGATACTGCTGCTGCGCATGGAAAAGGAGAACCAGAGACTGGAGG CGAGCAGAGATGAGCTGCACATCCGCAAGATGAAGCTCAGCTACCAGGAAGTGGGCCAGTGCTCCAAAGATGCGCAGGCATTGTGGGAGAGAAAACTGACAGCCCCGGGCAGAATGACAGTCCCACAAGACAAGGAGGAGTTGTATCGTGCACTCTGCCAAG gtgttcCCAAGAGCAGGCGTGGGGAGGTCTGGTTGCTCCTTTCCCATCAGCACCGGCTGCGCCACAGACTGCCCCAGCGTCAGCACGCCCCAGACACCCCCTACCATGACCTGCTCAAGCAGCTCACCGCACAGCAGCATGCCATTCTGGTGGATCTAG GCCGGACCTTTCCCACCCACCAGTACTTCTCAGCTCAGCTGGGTGCAGGGCAGCTTTCTCTATACAACCTCCTGAAAGCCTATTCTCTGCTGGATACAGAG GTTGGCTACTGCCAGGGCATCAGCTTTGTGGCTGGAGTGTTGCTGTTGCACATGAGTGAAGAACAGGCCTTTGACATGCTTAAGTTCCTCATGTATGACCTGGGCATCAGGCAGCAGTACAGACCTGACATGGTCTCTCTGCAG ATTCAGATGTACCAGCTCTCCAGACTGTTGCACGACTACCACCGCGAGCTGTACAATCACTTCGAGGAGCACGAGATCTGCCCGAGCCTCTACGCAGCGCCGTGGTTCCTCACTCTCTTCGCCTCACAGTTCCCTCTCAGCTTCGTGTCCCGCATCTTTG attttgtaTTTGTCCAAGGGACTGGGGTGATTTTTAAAGTGGCCCTCTGTCTGCTGGGCAGCCATGAGGGGGAGATAGTGGAGTGTGACAGCTTTGAGAGCATTGTGGACTATCTGAAGACAACACTTCCCgccctcactcacacacagatggagcagACCATTGCAAAG GTAATGGAGATGGACATCTCCAAGCAGCTGCATGCATACGAGGTGGAGTACCATGTCCTGCAGGATGAGATGTTAGATGTTGGGCCGCTGCCTGATGACTCTGACCGGCTGGACAAATTAGAAAAGACGAATGGGCAGTTGAAGAAACAGAACATGGACCTGCTGGAAAAACTTCAG GCTGCACGACAGAAGATTCAGACGCTGGAGACAAGCGTAGAGAACTTCCTTTCTCGGGAGAGCAAAATGAAGCACATGATTCGCTCTCTGGAGCAGGAGAGGGCAGCTTACCAGAAGACCATTGAACGCATGCGCTCATGCCTTCCCCCTGACGCCCTGACAGATGTGGAGATGACCCAGATCAAAACAGGACCCAACGGGAAAGCCAAAACTGCAGCCAAGAAGCCCTGA
- the tbc1d4 gene encoding TBC1 domain family member 4 isoform X4 translates to MESRDEMEHRRFALTYIGWSSLDRRTTLPMLPWLVAEIRRRSERGDCGPVVQPREVQLVLNPPFVRCVPSSSNNSSVFIFEHKAQLISRFIHNSNDLTYFAYLLRGQPDNPESEMSCHVFKASEPNQVPEVISSIRQVSKSALKEDAKPKQEADEAFYNSQKFEVLYCGKVTVLHKKAPSTLIDDCIEMFHQHEIERKRLRLLNGQRGSTENAPVEFFMGGEGDPLSSVLDESIEDPKGPGGEDMIGGKGLCSSASQSSLRGAFPECILEDSGFEEPQEFRTRCSSLAGSLQRKPGEGVIMGPTRRRHSSAPNHVQPSDADKNRTMLFQVGRFEVNLISPDSKTVVLEKNFKDISSCCQGIKQSDHFGFICRDQSESGPSQYVCYVFQCANESLVDEVMLTLKQAFTTAAALQSNKTQIQLCEACPMHDLHKLCERIEGLYPPRAKIAIQKYLSQLTDNEQAEIFERVQRLKPGSDQEENELVILHLRQLCETKQKSHLHIGETPQNAGNSSSAGDGTATSSRFKLDILKNKARTSLTSSLENIIARGASRMRGRLGSMGSISSFERQDEESPSHSPPGSPPVFPDDDPETGVQFRRRAHTFSHPPVKKRISFEGQPSSQSKQPPLRRQQSVNAELLQSSNGEGRKRTLSGCSNDSVSGGLPPTPRRVSWRQKIFLRVASPMNKPSASMQHPDHSDGRELLPLSPRAFNSSLDPLGHLLPPGERPKRTGADYRALWKTAIHQQILLLRMEKENQRLEAFSIEASRDELHIRKMKLSYQEVGQCSKDAQALWERKLTAPGRMTVPQDKEELYRALCQGVPKSRRGEVWLLLSHQHRLRHRLPQRQHAPDTPYHDLLKQLTAQQHAILVDLGRTFPTHQYFSAQLGAGQLSLYNLLKAYSLLDTEVGYCQGISFVAGVLLLHMSEEQAFDMLKFLMYDLGIRQQYRPDMVSLQIQMYQLSRLLHDYHRELYNHFEEHEICPSLYAAPWFLTLFASQFPLSFVSRIFDFVFVQGTGVIFKVALCLLGSHEGEIVECDSFESIVDYLKTTLPALTHTQMEQTIAKVMEMDISKQLHAYEVEYHVLQDEMLDVGPLPDDSDRLDKLEKTNGQLKKQNMDLLEKLQAARQKIQTLETSVENFLSRESKMKHMIRSLEQERAAYQKTIERMRSCLPPDALTDVEMTQIKTGPNGKAKTAAKKP, encoded by the exons ATGGAGAGTCGAGATGAGATGGAGCACAGGAGGTTCGCCCTGACTTACATCGGCTGGTCCTCGCTGGACAGGCGGACCACCCTGCCCATGCTGCCGTGGCTGGTGGCTGAGATCCGCAGGCGCAGTGAGAGAGGCGACTGCGGCCCCGTGGTGCAGCCGAGAGAAGTTCAGCTGGTCCTCAACCCCCCCTTCGTCCGATGTGTCCCCTCCAGCAGCAACAACTCATCAGTCTTTATATTCGAGCACAAAGCGCAGCTCATCTCTCGCTTCATCCACAACAGCAATGACCTCACCTATTTTGCCTATCTCCTGCGGGGCCAGCCCGACAACCCCGAGTCCGAGATGTCCTGTCACGTCTTTAAGGCCTCCGAGCCCAACCAG GTCCCCGAGGTGATCAGCAGCATTCGCCAAGTGTCCAAATCAGCCCTGAAGGAAGACGCCAAGCCCAAACAGGAAGCTGACGAGGCCTTCTACAACTCTCAGAAGTTTGAAGTGCTTTACTGTGGCAAG GTGACAGTTCTGCACAAAAAGGCTCCGTCCACCCTCATCGATGACTGCATCGAAATGTTTCATCAGCATGAGATCGAGCGCAAGCGCCTACGGCTGCTCAACGGTCAGCGGGGATCCACGGAGAATGCCCCTGTAGAGTTCTTCATGGGGGGAGAAGGGGACCCGCTCTCCTCGGTTCTGGATGAGAGTATAGAAGACCCCAAGGGCCCTGGAGGGGAGGACATGATTGGAG gTAAAGGCCTGTGTAGCAGCGCCAGTCAGAGCAGCCTTCGGGGGGCGTTCCCCGAGTGCATCCTGGAGGATTCTGGGTTTGAGGAGCCTCAGGAGTTTCGTACACGCTGCAGCAGCCTGGCGGGGAGTCTGCAGAGGAAGCCGGGGGAAGGCGTCATCATGGGCCCCACTCGCCGCAGACACTCCAGCGCACCAAACCATGTTCAGCCGTCTGATGCAGACAAGAACCGCACCATGCTCTTCCAG GTCGGGCGTTTTGAAGTAAACCTCATAAGTCCAGACAGTAAAACAGTGGTGCTGGAGAAGAACTTCAAAGATATCTCATCCTGCTGTCAG GGAATCAAGCAGTCCGACCATTTTGGATTCATCTGCCGGGACCAGTCAGAGTCTGGTCCCAGTCAGTATGTGTGCTATGTTTTCCAGTGTGCCAATGAGTCCCTG GTGGATGAGGTGATGCTGACCCTGAAGCAGGccttcaccacagcagcagccttaCAGAGCAACAAGACCCAGATCCAGCTGTGTGAAGCTTGCCCCATGCACGACCTGCACAAGCTCTGCGAGCGGATTGAAG GTCTCTACCCACCCAGAGCAAAGATAGCCATCCAAAAATATCTCTCCCAGCTGACTGACAATGAACAGGCTGAGATTTTTGAGCGAGTTCAG AGACTGAAGCCCGGGTCAGACCAAGAGGAGAACGAGCTGGTGATTCTCCATCTGAGACAGCTCtgtgaaaccaaacaaaagTCCCACCTCCACATCGGAGAGACTCCTCAG AACGCTGGGAACAGCTCATCAGCAGGCGATGGCACAGCCACCAGCAGCCGCTTCAAACTTGATATTCTCAAGAACAAAGCACGCACCTCCCTCACCAGCTCTCTGGAGAACATCATTGCAAGG GGTGCCAGCCGGATGCGTGGTCGCCTGGGAAGCATGGGAAGCATTAGTAGTTTTGAAAGG CAAGATGAGGAATCTCCTAGTCACTCCCCTCCGGGTTCCCCTCCTGTTTTCCCTGACGACGACCCGGAAACCGGCGTGCAGTTCCGTCGGCGTGCCCACACCTTCAGCCATCCACCTGTGAAGAAACGCATCTCCTTCGAGGGACAGCCGTCCAGCCAGAGCAAACAGCCTCCACTGCGCAGACAACAGTCGGTtaatgcagagctgctgcagagcag CAATGGAGAAGGCAGGAAGAGGACCCTATCTGGCTGCAGCAATGACTCAGTGAGCGGAGGTCTCCCCCCGACCCCACGCAGGGTCTCCTGGAGACAGAAGATCTTCCTGAGGGTCGCATCGCCCATGAACAAGCCGTCTGCATCCATGCAGCACCCAG ACCACTCTGATGGCAGGGAGCTCTTACCTCTCTCTCCTCGTGCCTTCAACTCAAGTCTGGATCCCTTGGGGCACCTGCTTCCACCGGGGGAGAGGCCTAAGAGGACGGGGGCTGACTACCGGGCCCTCTGGAAGACTGCCATCCACCAGCAGATACTGCTGCTGCGCATGGAAAAGGAGAACCAGAGACTGGAGG CGTTTTCAATAGAAG CGAGCAGAGATGAGCTGCACATCCGCAAGATGAAGCTCAGCTACCAGGAAGTGGGCCAGTGCTCCAAAGATGCGCAGGCATTGTGGGAGAGAAAACTGACAGCCCCGGGCAGAATGACAGTCCCACAAGACAAGGAGGAGTTGTATCGTGCACTCTGCCAAG gtgttcCCAAGAGCAGGCGTGGGGAGGTCTGGTTGCTCCTTTCCCATCAGCACCGGCTGCGCCACAGACTGCCCCAGCGTCAGCACGCCCCAGACACCCCCTACCATGACCTGCTCAAGCAGCTCACCGCACAGCAGCATGCCATTCTGGTGGATCTAG GCCGGACCTTTCCCACCCACCAGTACTTCTCAGCTCAGCTGGGTGCAGGGCAGCTTTCTCTATACAACCTCCTGAAAGCCTATTCTCTGCTGGATACAGAG GTTGGCTACTGCCAGGGCATCAGCTTTGTGGCTGGAGTGTTGCTGTTGCACATGAGTGAAGAACAGGCCTTTGACATGCTTAAGTTCCTCATGTATGACCTGGGCATCAGGCAGCAGTACAGACCTGACATGGTCTCTCTGCAG ATTCAGATGTACCAGCTCTCCAGACTGTTGCACGACTACCACCGCGAGCTGTACAATCACTTCGAGGAGCACGAGATCTGCCCGAGCCTCTACGCAGCGCCGTGGTTCCTCACTCTCTTCGCCTCACAGTTCCCTCTCAGCTTCGTGTCCCGCATCTTTG attttgtaTTTGTCCAAGGGACTGGGGTGATTTTTAAAGTGGCCCTCTGTCTGCTGGGCAGCCATGAGGGGGAGATAGTGGAGTGTGACAGCTTTGAGAGCATTGTGGACTATCTGAAGACAACACTTCCCgccctcactcacacacagatggagcagACCATTGCAAAG GTAATGGAGATGGACATCTCCAAGCAGCTGCATGCATACGAGGTGGAGTACCATGTCCTGCAGGATGAGATGTTAGATGTTGGGCCGCTGCCTGATGACTCTGACCGGCTGGACAAATTAGAAAAGACGAATGGGCAGTTGAAGAAACAGAACATGGACCTGCTGGAAAAACTTCAG GCTGCACGACAGAAGATTCAGACGCTGGAGACAAGCGTAGAGAACTTCCTTTCTCGGGAGAGCAAAATGAAGCACATGATTCGCTCTCTGGAGCAGGAGAGGGCAGCTTACCAGAAGACCATTGAACGCATGCGCTCATGCCTTCCCCCTGACGCCCTGACAGATGTGGAGATGACCCAGATCAAAACAGGACCCAACGGGAAAGCCAAAACTGCAGCCAAGAAGCCCTGA